A single genomic interval of Verrucomicrobiota bacterium harbors:
- a CDS encoding DUF1501 domain-containing protein, with protein sequence MNMEPTFDAKPMFVDVNRMSQCLPMSRREAARRGLLGAAGLLLAGSLGPTALAAPGLGRARLQAAANGKAKSVIQIWLWGGACHIDTFDPKPAAGNDICGQFDKPIATNVSGIQINELLPLLAKQADKYSLIRSMTHGVNAHETASYTTQTGRMSGDRLVFPSMGAVVSLFKGYEAGYKGLIPPYVVLTELQGRFSEAGFLGTRYKPFATGGDPGQSRFVVEGVIAPGISDRRQQERRDLLSKLNFLEHGNPGDAQMAALEQSEKQAYDLILGDAGKVFDPSQEKDSLRDDYGRNTFGQSCLMARRLVERGVPYVTINYKGWDTHKQHFQAMRRKLPELDKGLATLLKDLSDRGLLDSTIVWCCGEFGRTPKVQWEPPWSGGRGHFGSAYSALVAGGGFKGGHVVGATDARGEAVKDRPVYPADLIGSMYQLLGIDTNGQLPHPMGEVVRVLPTPKDGVNLGGLLKEIV encoded by the coding sequence GCTTGGGCCGACGGCGCTGGCGGCTCCGGGGTTGGGCCGGGCCAGGCTGCAAGCGGCTGCCAATGGCAAGGCCAAGTCAGTTATCCAAATCTGGCTGTGGGGCGGCGCGTGTCACATTGATACGTTCGATCCAAAGCCGGCCGCTGGCAACGATATTTGCGGGCAGTTCGACAAACCCATCGCCACCAATGTCAGCGGCATCCAGATCAATGAGCTGCTGCCGTTGTTGGCCAAGCAAGCGGACAAGTATTCCCTCATCCGCAGCATGACGCACGGGGTGAATGCGCATGAGACCGCCTCTTATACAACGCAAACCGGGCGAATGTCCGGGGATCGGTTGGTGTTTCCCAGCATGGGGGCGGTGGTGTCGCTGTTCAAAGGGTATGAAGCCGGCTACAAGGGGCTTATCCCGCCATATGTGGTGTTGACCGAATTGCAGGGGCGTTTTTCCGAGGCCGGCTTTTTGGGCACGCGTTATAAACCGTTTGCCACCGGTGGCGACCCGGGCCAATCCCGGTTCGTGGTGGAGGGGGTGATCGCGCCCGGCATCAGTGATCGGCGGCAACAGGAGCGCCGGGATTTGCTGAGCAAGCTGAATTTCCTGGAGCACGGCAATCCTGGTGACGCGCAAATGGCCGCTTTGGAGCAATCCGAGAAGCAGGCGTACGATTTGATTTTGGGCGACGCCGGCAAGGTGTTTGATCCCTCACAGGAGAAAGACTCGCTACGCGATGATTATGGGCGCAACACCTTTGGGCAATCCTGCCTGATGGCGCGTCGGTTGGTTGAACGCGGGGTGCCCTATGTGACCATCAATTACAAAGGATGGGATACACACAAACAGCATTTTCAAGCCATGCGCCGGAAATTGCCGGAACTGGACAAAGGGCTGGCGACGCTGCTGAAAGATTTGTCGGATCGCGGGTTGCTCGATAGTACCATCGTTTGGTGCTGCGGCGAGTTTGGCCGAACTCCGAAGGTGCAGTGGGAGCCGCCTTGGAGCGGTGGACGCGGGCATTTTGGCTCGGCCTATTCCGCATTGGTGGCCGGCGGCGGTTTTAAGGGCGGACACGTCGTGGGTGCCACGGATGCGAGAGGCGAGGCGGTCAAGGATCGGCCAGTCTATCCGGCGGACCTGATTGGTAGCATGTACCAGTTGCTCGGGATTGATACGAACGGGCAACTGCCGCATCCCATGGGTGAGGTGGTGCGGGTGCTGCCAACGCCCAAGGATGGCGTGAATTTGGGTGGCCTTTTGAAAGAAATCGTTTAA